The following proteins are co-located in the Streptomyces sp. DT2A-34 genome:
- a CDS encoding HAMP domain-containing sensor histidine kinase: protein MLTGRRRSGLGTTFAVSFAAVTAVVTVLVGLLSYTAAARLVRVDQESVFDEVVQDLRGEVRERPMTPEDFSSSAPGHDLVRPARTDVQVLGSDGAVVDPGRPGLPVTAADRRIAADATAGRMVQYKDTRVGSDVYRVATVALGGGRGAVQVAQEFSDTEDLLRALQQRTLLLMAAVVTLAGLFGWWLARRITRRLVVLTAAAEDVARTRRLGIQVPVTGYDEVGRLGRAFDRMLGRLAQSEEDQRRLVQDAGHELRTPLTSLRTNISLLRRIDELPPATRDELVADLGQEARELTDLVNELVDLAAGQSDTEPVQRVDLADIAEEVAGLARRRTGRRIVVRASGETTTDGRPGLLQRAVTNLVENAAKFDRDGFAPIEINVAGPARPGTVRVEVLDRGPGIAEDDLIRVFDRFYRAADARSLPGSGLGLSIVREVALSHGGAPFAFRRDGGGAVIGFTVGGSA, encoded by the coding sequence CTGCTGACGGGGCGGCGCAGAAGCGGGCTCGGCACGACCTTCGCCGTGTCCTTCGCGGCCGTGACCGCCGTCGTCACCGTCCTGGTCGGGCTGCTTTCGTACACCGCCGCCGCCCGGCTGGTGCGGGTGGACCAGGAGTCGGTGTTCGACGAGGTCGTGCAGGATCTTCGGGGCGAGGTGCGGGAGCGGCCGATGACTCCGGAGGACTTCTCGTCCTCCGCGCCCGGCCACGATCTCGTACGGCCCGCCCGGACCGATGTGCAGGTGCTGGGCTCGGACGGCGCGGTCGTCGACCCGGGCCGGCCGGGGCTGCCGGTGACGGCCGCCGACCGGCGGATCGCGGCGGACGCGACGGCCGGGCGGATGGTCCAGTACAAGGACACACGCGTCGGCAGCGACGTCTACCGCGTCGCGACCGTCGCGCTGGGCGGCGGGCGGGGCGCGGTGCAGGTGGCCCAGGAGTTCAGTGACACGGAGGATCTGCTGCGGGCGCTGCAGCAGCGGACGTTGCTGCTGATGGCGGCGGTGGTCACGCTCGCGGGACTCTTCGGCTGGTGGCTGGCCCGGCGCATCACGCGCCGCCTGGTCGTCCTCACCGCTGCCGCCGAGGACGTCGCCCGCACCCGGCGGCTCGGCATCCAGGTGCCGGTCACGGGATACGACGAGGTGGGCCGCCTGGGCCGCGCCTTCGACCGCATGCTGGGCCGGCTGGCCCAGTCGGAGGAGGACCAGCGGCGACTGGTGCAGGACGCGGGCCACGAGCTGCGTACGCCGCTCACCTCCCTGCGGACGAACATCTCCCTGCTGCGCCGCATCGACGAGCTGCCGCCCGCCACCCGTGACGAGCTGGTGGCCGACCTGGGCCAGGAGGCGCGCGAACTCACCGACCTGGTCAACGAGTTGGTCGACCTGGCGGCCGGGCAGTCCGACACCGAGCCGGTCCAGCGGGTGGACCTCGCCGACATCGCCGAAGAGGTCGCGGGGCTCGCCCGGCGGCGTACGGGGCGGCGGATCGTGGTCCGCGCGAGCGGCGAGACGACGACGGACGGGCGGCCGGGGCTGCTCCAGCGGGCGGTGACCAACCTCGTCGAGAACGCGGCGAAGTTCGACCGCGACGGCTTCGCGCCGATCGAGATCAACGTCGCCGGGCCCGCCCGTCCCGGGACCGTGCGCGTCGAGGTCCTCGACCGGGGGCCGGGTATCGCCGAGGACGACCTGATCCGGGTCTTCGACCGCTTCTACCGTGCCGCCGACGCGCGGTCGCTGCCCGGTTCGGGGCTGGGGCTGTCGATCGTGCGGGAGGTGGCGCTGTCGCACGGGGGAGCGCCGTTCGCCTTCCGGCGGGACGGGGGCGGGGCGGTGATCGGGTTCACGGTGGGGGGTTCGGCCTGA
- a CDS encoding response regulator transcription factor has product MPHTVLLAEDDRAIRNALERALTLEGYQVTAVADGVEALAQAHRTPPDVLVLDVMMPGIDGLQVCRVLRAEGDRTPILMLTALVETQDRIAGLDAGADDYVVKPFDVEEVFARLRALLRRTSEANGAPVDVPKQTPETTSGRLIEAAGLRMDPQARRAWRGARELELTRTEFELLELLVRNAGIVLDHSTIYDRIWGYDFGPGSKNLAVYVGYLRRKLDDPGMPQLIHTVRGVGYVLRED; this is encoded by the coding sequence GTGCCCCACACTGTTCTCCTCGCCGAAGACGACCGCGCCATCCGCAACGCCCTGGAGCGCGCGCTGACCCTGGAGGGTTACCAGGTCACCGCGGTCGCCGACGGAGTCGAGGCGCTGGCGCAGGCCCATCGCACGCCGCCGGACGTGCTCGTGCTGGACGTGATGATGCCCGGCATAGACGGGCTGCAGGTGTGCCGGGTGCTGCGCGCCGAGGGCGACCGCACCCCGATTCTGATGCTGACCGCGCTCGTGGAGACCCAGGACCGCATCGCCGGCCTGGACGCGGGCGCCGACGACTACGTCGTGAAGCCCTTCGACGTCGAGGAGGTCTTCGCCCGGCTGCGCGCCCTGCTGCGCCGCACCAGCGAGGCGAACGGCGCCCCCGTCGACGTACCGAAGCAGACCCCCGAGACAACGTCCGGCCGGCTGATCGAGGCGGCCGGGCTGCGGATGGACCCGCAGGCGCGGCGGGCGTGGCGGGGCGCGCGGGAGCTGGAGCTGACGCGGACCGAGTTCGAGCTGCTGGAGCTGCTGGTCCGCAACGCCGGCATCGTCCTGGACCACTCCACCATCTACGACCGTATCTGGGGCTACGACTTCGGCCCCGGCTCCAAGAACCTCGCCGTCTACGTCGGCTACCTGCGCCGCAAGCTCGACGATCCGGGTATGCCGCAGCTGATCCACACGGTGCGCGGGGTGGGTTACGTGCTGCGGGAGGACTGA
- a CDS encoding TIGR03086 family metal-binding protein, translating to MDTNEAKTYGIGELLAMARERAVPVVRGVPDPALGAPTPCTEYDVKGLVNHLFQVIVQFQRLAAKEASQFGESTPDRVAEGPDWRERLVAEADRLVAAWSVPGAEEGTTGAMDMPARLVGSMALLDLTVHVWDLARATGQDYPGADEAVVAELAGAVDELAPTARKMGVFGEPVPEAEGASAFERLLARTGRDPRWE from the coding sequence ATGGACACGAACGAGGCGAAGACATACGGCATCGGTGAGCTGCTGGCCATGGCGCGCGAGCGGGCGGTTCCGGTGGTCCGGGGGGTCCCGGACCCGGCCCTCGGCGCTCCCACGCCCTGCACGGAGTACGACGTGAAGGGACTGGTCAATCACCTGTTCCAGGTGATCGTGCAGTTCCAGCGGCTGGCCGCGAAGGAGGCGTCGCAGTTCGGGGAGAGCACGCCCGACCGGGTGGCCGAGGGGCCGGACTGGCGGGAGCGGCTCGTGGCCGAGGCGGACCGGCTGGTGGCGGCCTGGTCGGTGCCCGGCGCCGAGGAGGGCACCACCGGGGCGATGGACATGCCCGCGCGGCTGGTCGGCTCGATGGCGCTGCTCGATCTGACCGTGCATGTGTGGGACCTGGCGCGGGCGACGGGCCAGGACTACCCGGGTGCCGATGAAGCGGTCGTGGCGGAGCTGGCCGGCGCGGTGGACGAGCTGGCGCCTACGGCCAGGAAGATGGGGGTGTTCGGGGAGCCGGTGCCGGAGGCGGAGGGTGCCTCGGCGTTCGAGCGGCTGCTGGCGCGGACCGGGCGGGATCCGCGCTGGGAATAG
- a CDS encoding helix-turn-helix domain-containing protein: MEAPRHDTRGIVDPSGLLTRVRFRRHEPAEPLRRYVEWYWLIDWDLPTPYASHIVPHPAVNLTFQWDEDEGPPCGEVTGVALGLYTRKLTGQGRVCGVKFRPGGFRPYTPEASVSRWTGRALPAQEVFPQATGDAAHAIVTPADDHARVAALDAFLHALPCTPDPQADLATALVRHIRADRTVRRVGDFARAQGLSVRALQRLFAMYVGVSPKWVILRYRIHEALEHAGTRTDVDWATLATELGYADQAHLVRDFTATVGVPPTAYAAEAGAGEARAGEARAGG, encoded by the coding sequence ATGGAGGCACCCCGCCACGACACCCGCGGGATCGTCGACCCGTCCGGCCTGCTGACCCGCGTACGGTTCCGCCGCCACGAGCCCGCCGAGCCGTTGCGCCGGTACGTCGAGTGGTACTGGCTGATCGACTGGGACCTGCCCACGCCCTACGCCTCCCACATCGTTCCGCACCCGGCCGTCAACCTCACCTTCCAGTGGGACGAGGATGAGGGCCCGCCGTGCGGCGAGGTCACGGGGGTCGCGCTCGGTCTGTACACCCGGAAGCTGACCGGACAGGGCCGGGTCTGCGGGGTGAAGTTCCGGCCCGGCGGATTCCGGCCGTACACCCCCGAGGCATCGGTGTCCCGGTGGACGGGCCGCGCGCTGCCCGCCCAGGAGGTGTTCCCGCAGGCGACGGGCGACGCCGCCCACGCGATCGTCACCCCCGCCGACGACCACGCCCGGGTCGCCGCCCTCGACGCCTTCCTCCACGCCCTCCCCTGCACCCCGGACCCGCAGGCCGACCTCGCCACGGCCCTCGTCCGGCACATCCGCGCCGACCGCACGGTCCGCCGCGTCGGCGACTTCGCCCGGGCGCAGGGCCTGTCGGTGCGGGCGCTGCAACGGCTCTTCGCCATGTACGTCGGCGTGAGTCCCAAGTGGGTGATCCTGCGCTACCGCATCCACGAGGCCCTGGAACACGCCGGCACCCGCACCGACGTCGACTGGGCCACCCTCGCCACCGAACTCGGCTACGCCGACCAGGCCCATCTGGTACGGGACTTCACGGCGACAGTGGGGGTGCCGCCGACGGCGTACGCCGCGGAGGCGGGGGCCGGGGAGGCGAGGGCCGGGGAGGCGAGGGCCGGGGGTTAG
- a CDS encoding YnfA family protein, translating into MLILRSAALFVAAALFEIGGAWLVWQGVREHRGGLWIGAGVMALGAYGFVATLQPDAHFGRILAAYGGVFVAGSLAWGMVADGYRPDRWDVTGALICLAGMAVIMWAPRNGG; encoded by the coding sequence ATGCTCATCCTCCGCTCCGCCGCGCTCTTCGTCGCCGCCGCCCTCTTCGAGATCGGCGGCGCCTGGCTGGTCTGGCAGGGCGTACGCGAGCACCGCGGCGGGCTGTGGATCGGCGCGGGCGTCATGGCCCTCGGCGCGTACGGCTTCGTCGCCACCCTCCAGCCCGACGCCCACTTCGGCCGAATCCTCGCCGCGTACGGCGGTGTCTTCGTCGCCGGCTCGCTGGCCTGGGGCATGGTCGCCGACGGCTACCGCCCCGACCGCTGGGATGTCACCGGAGCGCTGATCTGCCTCGCCGGCATGGCCGTGATCATGTGGGCGCCGAGGAACGGCGGCTGA
- a CDS encoding ester cyclase has protein sequence MGQAREVMDRLTAAVTTHADPRTIGELYAPDAVAYTPDEGEIRGRDNIAEYWRQMTDAIPEGSYETVHSYEIGNTAIDEGYFSGRNTGPIQLPSGDTLPPTQKEVRIRGVDLATIDDSGRIVDYRLYFDEMEFLGQLGLLPEEPL, from the coding sequence ATGGGACAGGCACGTGAGGTCATGGACCGGCTCACCGCGGCGGTCACCACGCATGCGGACCCCAGGACCATCGGCGAGCTCTACGCGCCGGACGCGGTCGCGTACACCCCCGACGAAGGGGAGATCCGCGGGCGCGACAACATCGCCGAGTACTGGCGGCAGATGACGGACGCGATTCCCGAGGGGTCGTACGAGACGGTGCACTCGTACGAGATCGGGAACACGGCCATCGACGAGGGGTACTTCAGCGGCCGGAACACGGGGCCGATCCAGCTCCCCTCCGGGGACACGCTGCCCCCGACGCAGAAGGAGGTCCGGATCCGCGGGGTGGACCTCGCCACCATCGACGACAGCGGACGGATCGTCGACTACCGGCTCTACTTCGACGAGATGGAGTTCCTGGGCCAGCTGGGGCTGCTGCCCGAAGAGCCCTTGTGA
- a CDS encoding SDR family NAD(P)-dependent oxidoreductase produces the protein MATAAPSAASRIAVVTGASSGIGAATARQLAAAGYRVVLTARRKDRIEALAEEITTAGGSAAAYQLDVTDRAAVDEFATAFQTIGVLVNNAGGALGADPVATGDPADWRTMYETNVIGTLNLTQALLPKLDASGDGTIVVVSSTAGHGTYEGGAGYVAAKHGAHVLAETLRLEIVGRPVRVIEIAPGMVKTDEFALTRFAGDEEKAANVYQGVADPLTADDVADTITWAVTRPSHVNIDLLVVRPRAQASNTKVHREL, from the coding sequence ATGGCCACCGCCGCACCGTCCGCCGCCTCCCGCATCGCCGTCGTCACCGGTGCGAGCAGCGGAATCGGCGCCGCCACGGCACGGCAGCTCGCCGCGGCCGGCTACCGGGTCGTCCTGACCGCCCGCCGCAAGGACCGTATCGAGGCGCTGGCGGAAGAGATCACGACGGCCGGCGGATCGGCGGCGGCGTACCAGCTGGACGTCACCGACCGCGCGGCGGTCGACGAGTTCGCGACGGCCTTCCAGACGATCGGCGTCCTCGTCAACAACGCGGGCGGCGCACTCGGCGCCGACCCCGTGGCCACCGGCGACCCGGCCGACTGGCGCACGATGTACGAGACGAACGTCATCGGCACCCTGAACCTCACCCAGGCCCTGCTCCCGAAGCTGGACGCGAGCGGCGACGGCACGATCGTCGTCGTCTCCTCCACGGCCGGCCACGGCACGTACGAGGGCGGCGCGGGCTACGTCGCCGCCAAGCACGGCGCCCACGTCCTCGCCGAGACCCTCCGCCTGGAGATCGTCGGCCGCCCGGTCCGTGTCATCGAGATCGCGCCCGGCATGGTCAAGACGGACGAGTTCGCCCTGACCCGCTTCGCCGGCGACGAGGAGAAGGCCGCGAACGTCTACCAGGGCGTGGCCGACCCCCTCACGGCCGACGACGTCGCCGACACCATCACCTGGGCAGTCACCCGCCCCAGCCACGTCAACATCGACCTCCTGGTCGTCCGCCCACGCGCCCAGGCGTCCAACACGAAGGTCCACAGGGAGCTGTAG
- a CDS encoding RtcB family protein: MSYVEMPGAKVPIRMWTDPATVEDGALQQLRNVATLPWIKGLAVMPDVHYGKGATVGSVIAMRGAVCPAAVGVDIGCGMSAVRTSLTAIDLPGDLSRLRSKVEQAIPVGRGMHDDPVDPGRLHGFATAGWDDFWGRFDGVAEAVKFRQERAGKQMGTLGSGNHFVEVCTDETGSVWLMLHSGSRNIGKELAEHHIGVAQKLPHNQGLVDRDLAVFVADTPQMVAYRNDLFWAQEYAKYNRTIMMALLKDVIRKEFKKAKPTFDPEISCHHNYVAEERYEGMDLLVTRKGAIRAGSGDYGIIPGSMGTGSYIVKGLGNEKSFNSASHGAGRRMSRNAAKRRFSTKDLEEQTRGVECRKDSGVVDEIPGAYKPIEQVIDQQRDLVQVVAKLKQVVCVKG; encoded by the coding sequence ATGTCGTACGTGGAGATGCCGGGCGCGAAGGTTCCCATCCGCATGTGGACCGATCCGGCGACGGTCGAGGACGGGGCGCTGCAGCAGCTGCGGAACGTCGCGACGCTGCCGTGGATCAAGGGGCTGGCGGTCATGCCGGACGTCCACTACGGCAAGGGCGCGACGGTCGGCTCCGTCATCGCCATGCGGGGGGCTGTGTGTCCTGCGGCGGTGGGGGTGGACATCGGGTGCGGGATGTCGGCGGTGAGGACGTCGTTGACGGCGATTGATCTGCCGGGGGATCTGTCGCGGTTGCGGTCGAAGGTCGAGCAGGCGATTCCGGTGGGGCGGGGGATGCATGACGATCCCGTGGATCCGGGGCGGCTGCATGGGTTCGCCACGGCCGGGTGGGACGACTTCTGGGGGCGGTTCGACGGGGTCGCGGAAGCGGTCAAATTCCGTCAGGAACGTGCCGGAAAGCAGATGGGAACGCTCGGAAGCGGCAACCACTTTGTCGAAGTGTGCACGGATGAAACAGGTTCTGTCTGGTTGATGCTGCACTCCGGTTCCCGGAACATCGGCAAGGAACTGGCCGAGCACCACATCGGCGTGGCCCAGAAGCTCCCGCACAACCAGGGCCTGGTCGACCGTGACCTCGCCGTCTTCGTGGCGGACACCCCGCAGATGGTGGCGTACCGGAACGATCTGTTCTGGGCACAGGAGTACGCGAAGTACAACCGCACGATCATGATGGCGCTCCTCAAGGACGTCATCCGCAAGGAGTTCAAGAAGGCGAAGCCGACCTTCGATCCGGAGATCTCCTGCCACCACAACTACGTGGCAGAGGAGCGCTACGAGGGCATGGACCTGCTCGTGACCCGTAAGGGCGCGATCCGCGCGGGCTCCGGCGATTACGGGATCATCCCGGGCTCGATGGGTACGGGTTCGTACATCGTGAAGGGTCTCGGGAACGAGAAGTCCTTCAACTCGGCCTCGCACGGCGCGGGTCGGCGCATGAGCCGCAACGCGGCGAAGCGGCGCTTCTCGACGAAGGACCTGGAGGAGCAGACGCGGGGCGTGGAGTGCCGTAAGGACTCCGGTGTCGTGGACGAGATTCCGGGCGCGTACAAGCCGATCGAGCAGGTCATCGATCAGCAGCGGGACCTCGTCCAGGTCGTGGCGAAGCTGAAGCAGGTTGTCTGTGTGAAGGGCTGA
- a CDS encoding DUF3558 domain-containing protein — MQRKAYVSGVAALLAALLSGCTGSSDSGGTTDDSNPGDSGTATAAAEPGRYRTLPDPCDTVGEETLDSLLPGVRELPDEEQREEAYEGTPTLTFDTDRKVGCRWKVESTDATDHLFVDFERVVAYDGAVSDDSEAQELFATQQEAADLPEPTSSETVSGVDASTSTTGASDSPSSSPSTSTSASGSGPASASPSASASPSGSGSGSGSADGTTPAELQPRVLEDLGDEAFLDDELSSSGSTAQQRTVTVVFRTSNVIVRIEYEEQPTTVGTVPDSEEMQDRAQKLAAQLADALAE, encoded by the coding sequence GTGCAGCGGAAGGCGTACGTATCCGGCGTCGCCGCGCTCCTCGCGGCGCTGCTGTCCGGCTGCACCGGCAGCTCCGACAGCGGCGGCACGACCGACGACTCCAACCCCGGCGACTCGGGTACGGCGACCGCGGCGGCCGAGCCCGGCCGGTACCGCACCCTGCCCGACCCCTGCGACACGGTCGGCGAGGAGACCCTCGACTCGCTCCTGCCCGGCGTCAGGGAACTCCCGGACGAGGAGCAGCGCGAGGAGGCGTACGAGGGCACGCCGACGCTGACGTTCGACACCGACCGCAAGGTGGGCTGCCGTTGGAAGGTGGAGTCGACCGACGCCACCGACCACCTCTTCGTCGACTTCGAGCGTGTGGTGGCGTACGACGGCGCGGTCAGCGACGACAGCGAGGCGCAGGAGCTCTTCGCGACCCAGCAGGAGGCGGCCGACCTTCCCGAGCCGACGAGTTCCGAGACCGTCAGTGGCGTGGACGCGTCCACGTCCACCACCGGCGCGAGCGACTCGCCCTCCTCGTCGCCCTCGACCTCGACCTCGGCGTCCGGGTCCGGGCCCGCGTCCGCCTCGCCCTCCGCCTCCGCCTCCCCCTCCGGTTCCGGTTCCGGTTCCGGTTCCGCCGACGGGACGACTCCCGCCGAACTCCAGCCCCGTGTCCTGGAGGACCTCGGCGACGAGGCCTTCCTCGACGACGAGCTCAGCAGCTCCGGTTCGACGGCCCAGCAGCGCACGGTGACTGTGGTGTTCCGCACGTCCAACGTGATCGTGCGGATCGAGTACGAGGAGCAGCCGACGACCGTCGGCACGGTCCCGGACAGCGAGGAAATGCAGGACAGGGCCCAGAAACTGGCGGCGCAGCTGGCGGACGCGCTGGCGGAGTGA
- a CDS encoding DUF3558 family protein produces MQRAAERDQRFRRDEREKRVKGLHRFLVCAAAVPVMLIATGCSSDSGSDDGAGSGDGAQTSSAASASASPSPTVQAAVYKSLPQSCKVLSKKTLEDLVPEAKSGKAGKSDDTSTRGSCSWSSLDNNGVKGSQFRWLNVSLLRFDSDVTRGSGEKLAREHYETQVQDARSVSGAKNVKSEPVAGVGDEATAVRYDLKKKEGAFKQETVVARVENVVVTLDYNGAGYAGDKTPSADALNKLAQKAIKEAVAAVTKANGGGSAGTPSSTPSKSASKSPSKSPSASASKAASSSPSKSASKKS; encoded by the coding sequence ATGCAGCGAGCAGCAGAGCGAGACCAGCGTTTCCGCCGTGACGAGCGTGAGAAGCGGGTGAAGGGCCTTCACCGATTCCTTGTCTGCGCGGCGGCCGTGCCCGTGATGCTGATCGCCACGGGCTGCTCCTCGGACTCCGGTTCGGACGACGGAGCCGGATCCGGCGACGGCGCGCAGACCTCGTCGGCGGCGTCCGCGTCCGCGAGTCCGTCGCCGACGGTGCAGGCGGCCGTGTACAAGTCGCTTCCGCAGTCGTGCAAGGTGCTGTCGAAGAAGACGCTGGAGGACCTGGTTCCGGAGGCCAAGTCCGGCAAGGCGGGCAAGTCGGACGACACGTCGACGCGTGGCTCCTGCTCCTGGAGCAGCCTCGACAACAACGGTGTGAAGGGCTCGCAGTTCCGCTGGCTCAACGTCTCGCTGCTGCGCTTCGACTCGGACGTCACGCGCGGGTCGGGCGAGAAGCTGGCGCGGGAGCACTACGAGACTCAGGTGCAGGACGCCCGTTCGGTGTCCGGTGCGAAGAACGTGAAGTCGGAGCCGGTCGCCGGGGTGGGCGACGAGGCGACGGCGGTGCGCTACGACCTGAAGAAGAAGGAGGGCGCCTTCAAGCAGGAGACGGTCGTCGCCCGGGTGGAGAACGTGGTCGTCACGCTCGACTACAACGGCGCCGGCTACGCCGGTGACAAGACCCCGAGCGCGGACGCCCTGAACAAGCTGGCGCAGAAGGCGATCAAGGAGGCCGTCGCCGCGGTGACGAAGGCGAACGGCGGCGGCAGCGCGGGCACGCCGAGCAGCACCCCTTCGAAGTCGGCTTCGAAGTCTCCCTCGAAATCCCCGTCTGCCAGTGCCTCGAAGGCGGCGTCCAGCTCCCCGTCGAAGTCAGCGTCGAAGAAGAGCTGA
- a CDS encoding DUF2637 domain-containing protein, with protein MHRVLIGVVVFGAVIIAGIGFAGSYAAVRELAIQKGFGNFSYVFPIGIDAGICVLLALDLLLTWIRIPFPLLRQTAWLLTAATIAFNGAAAWPDPLGVGMHGVIPILFVVSVEAARHAIGRIADITADKHMEGVRLTRWLLSPVPTFLLWRRMKLWELRSYEQVIKLEQERLVYQARLRSRFGRAWRRKAPVESLMPLRLARYGVPLAETAPAGLAAAGIEPALLPPAPKQALDAAPVPDVAPAPETVPAAGGRAAVAAPVPQQAAPPGEERPELVATPGPEQPEYVQDWFNTPRNVEYQGGYDPAYNPQEQYEQWYEEQLQAEQYQEQFQEEPPVPEPSPEDTGTFPIPVSRGRTRQLGEGGGTPEPADPTEEDYYQVFKKSIGGTGYPTPREFSENVEAEFGTALLPDEAKRMVTRFTNLYNAELEENHIA; from the coding sequence ATGCACCGCGTTCTCATCGGTGTGGTCGTGTTCGGCGCCGTGATCATCGCCGGCATCGGCTTCGCCGGTTCCTACGCGGCCGTCCGCGAGCTGGCCATCCAGAAGGGCTTCGGGAACTTCAGCTATGTCTTCCCGATCGGCATCGACGCGGGCATCTGTGTGCTGCTCGCCCTCGACCTTCTCCTGACGTGGATCCGTATCCCGTTCCCGCTGCTGCGTCAGACGGCCTGGCTGCTGACGGCGGCGACGATCGCCTTCAACGGTGCGGCGGCCTGGCCGGACCCGCTGGGCGTCGGCATGCACGGCGTGATCCCGATCCTGTTCGTGGTGTCGGTGGAGGCGGCCCGGCACGCGATCGGCCGTATAGCGGACATCACGGCCGACAAGCACATGGAGGGCGTACGCCTCACCCGCTGGCTGCTCTCCCCGGTGCCGACGTTCCTGCTGTGGCGCCGTATGAAGCTGTGGGAGCTCCGCTCGTACGAGCAGGTCATCAAGCTGGAGCAGGAGCGGCTGGTCTACCAGGCGCGCCTGCGTTCCCGCTTCGGCCGGGCATGGCGGCGGAAGGCGCCGGTGGAGTCGCTGATGCCGCTGCGCCTGGCGCGGTACGGGGTCCCGCTGGCGGAGACGGCTCCGGCGGGGCTGGCGGCGGCGGGCATCGAGCCGGCATTGCTGCCGCCGGCGCCGAAGCAGGCGCTGGACGCGGCGCCTGTGCCGGACGTGGCGCCGGCGCCGGAGACGGTCCCGGCTGCGGGCGGTCGTGCCGCTGTGGCGGCGCCCGTGCCGCAGCAGGCGGCACCTCCCGGCGAGGAGCGCCCGGAGCTGGTCGCCACGCCCGGCCCGGAGCAGCCGGAGTACGTGCAGGACTGGTTCAACACGCCCCGCAACGTGGAGTACCAGGGCGGCTACGACCCGGCGTACAACCCTCAGGAACAGTACGAGCAGTGGTACGAGGAGCAGCTCCAGGCCGAGCAGTACCAGGAGCAGTTCCAGGAGGAGCCTCCCGTCCCGGAGCCCTCTCCGGAGGACACCGGCACCTTCCCGATCCCGGTGAGCCGGGGCCGCACCCGCCAGCTCGGTGAGGGCGGCGGCACGCCGGAACCGGCGGATCCGACCGAGGAGGACTACTACCAGGTCTTCAAGAAGTCGATAGGCGGCACCGGTTACCCGACCCCGCGCGAGTTCAGCGAGAACGTCGAGGCGGAGTTCGGCACCGCGCTTCTGCCGGACGAGGCCAAGCGCATGGTCACCCGGTTCACGAACCTCTACAACGCGGAGCTGGAAGAGAACCACATCGCCTGA